One genomic segment of Rivularia sp. PCC 7116 includes these proteins:
- a CDS encoding tetratricopeptide repeat protein — MDWSSLLRSLQSDFIRRLADGCLLHCQSVGQHSELSTISGERLKQLRDFCWVMAEKYKRVSSVRDVFISYLKGKLGEEVVKERLADFITEVDYEKRFGGDGNVDFMLTNNPLIGIEVKSRHGYFNKVRWSVSVDEVQKNAVIVCVLIQEEVNEAQSKYNMVLAGFLPTEMIKLRTGKISFGIEQLFYAGGLRSYLEYLQASTSYIPANISPQQQLLKTSLNQIATPIVTPVETQENLNQLYIQQGDECFNKKLYDAAIENYSQALEIHKSDANSYYKRGNAFYCLKNYSQAIADFTQAVNINPNFAKAYIKSGLTRYELADYYGAIEDYTQAIRINSYDAVAFQNRADARSMIGDSQGAIEDYTQAGKINPHLLETQRLESQQKNLNIEENSHNSTTDNNKDNLERENHQRAIEVFTQVIEISPDDAVGYKKRGNARCDLGDYLPAIEDFTKAIGINPYDGDAYFYRGNSFYELGNKPEAIEDYTQAIQINPNDADAYINRGKVRDELGDTQGAIADFQIAADLYQKAGKVHEHKDTKEKILDLEIEESLDVLDF, encoded by the coding sequence ATGGATTGGAGTAGCTTGCTGCGAAGTTTACAATCTGACTTTATCAGACGTTTGGCTGATGGTTGTTTGCTGCATTGTCAAAGTGTTGGTCAACATAGCGAACTAAGTACTATCTCTGGTGAGAGGTTAAAACAGTTACGCGATTTTTGCTGGGTGATGGCAGAGAAGTACAAGCGCGTTTCTTCGGTGCGCGATGTTTTTATTAGCTATCTCAAGGGAAAGTTGGGTGAGGAAGTAGTAAAAGAAAGGTTGGCTGATTTTATTACTGAAGTCGATTATGAAAAGCGATTCGGTGGAGATGGTAATGTAGATTTTATGTTAACTAACAATCCTTTAATTGGGATTGAAGTTAAATCTCGCCACGGTTATTTTAATAAGGTTAGATGGTCAGTTTCTGTTGATGAAGTACAAAAAAATGCGGTTATTGTTTGCGTTTTAATTCAGGAAGAAGTAAATGAAGCGCAATCTAAATATAATATGGTTTTGGCTGGGTTTTTACCAACTGAAATGATTAAGTTGAGAACTGGTAAAATTTCTTTTGGAATCGAACAATTATTTTATGCTGGTGGGTTACGTTCTTATTTAGAATACTTACAGGCTTCTACAAGTTATATTCCTGCAAATATTTCTCCCCAGCAGCAATTATTGAAAACATCGCTAAATCAAATCGCTACACCTATTGTGACACCTGTTGAAACTCAAGAAAATTTAAATCAGCTTTATATTCAGCAAGGTGATGAATGCTTCAACAAAAAACTTTATGATGCTGCGATTGAAAATTATAGTCAAGCTTTAGAAATTCATAAAAGCGATGCCAATTCTTATTACAAACGCGGTAATGCTTTTTACTGTTTGAAAAATTATAGTCAAGCAATTGCTGATTTTACTCAAGCAGTAAATATAAATCCTAATTTCGCTAAGGCTTATATAAAAAGCGGGTTGACTCGATATGAATTAGCAGATTATTACGGAGCAATTGAAGATTATACTCAAGCAATTAGAATTAATTCTTACGATGCGGTAGCTTTTCAGAACCGTGCTGATGCGCGCTCTATGATTGGAGATAGTCAAGGTGCAATTGAAGATTACACTCAAGCCGGGAAAATTAATCCTCATTTATTAGAAACACAAAGATTAGAATCGCAGCAAAAGAATCTCAATATCGAAGAAAATTCTCATAATTCTACAACAGATAACAATAAAGATAATTTAGAGCGCGAGAATCATCAGCGAGCCATTGAAGTTTTCACGCAAGTCATCGAAATAAGTCCCGATGATGCAGTTGGTTACAAAAAGCGTGGCAATGCACGTTGCGATTTGGGCGATTACTTACCAGCCATTGAAGATTTTACAAAGGCAATCGGGATAAACCCTTATGATGGTGATGCTTATTTTTATCGGGGAAATAGTTTTTACGAGCTGGGAAACAAACCCGAAGCAATTGAAGATTACACTCAAGCAATACAAATAAATCCTAACGATGCAGATGCTTATATCAATCGCGGTAAGGTGCGGGATGAATTAGGAGATACCCAAGGGGCGATCGCTGATTTTCAAATCGCGGCAGATTTATATCAGAAAGCGGGTAAGGT
- a CDS encoding YifB family Mg chelatase-like AAA ATPase, translating into MLARVWSASIVGIDAIKVGVEVDVSGGLPAIVMLGLPDSAVQESKERVKATLKNAGFAFPMRKIVINLTPADLRKEGPCFDLPISVGILAASDQVNPDLLGDFLFLGEVSLDGSLRPVAGVLPIAAAAQNMGITALVVPADNAQEAAVVKGLDVYGFENISDVADFLNNPTGYKPVELDETVEECHEDTAFTHHLDLKDVKGQAHARRALEIAAAGGHNLIFVGPPGSGKTMLARRLPDILPPLVFDESLEVTRIYSVAGLLKNRGTLIRDRPFRSPHHSASGPSLVGGGSYPRPGEISLSHRGVLFLDELTEFKRDVLEFLRQPLEDGQVTISRTKQSVMFPAQFTLVASTNPCPCGFYGDTIEQCTCSPNKREQYWGKLSGPLMDRIDLQVAVNRLKPEEITQQPNGETSATVRERVLVARERASKRFAKEKIVRCNAQMQSSHLQKWCKLDDASRNLLEMAIRKLSLSARASDRILKVARTIADLAGDENLQPHHVAEAVQYRTIDRMQ; encoded by the coding sequence ATGCTTGCTAGAGTTTGGAGTGCATCAATTGTCGGTATCGATGCGATTAAGGTAGGTGTGGAAGTTGATGTTTCGGGTGGTTTACCGGCAATTGTGATGTTGGGTTTACCCGATAGTGCGGTTCAAGAATCAAAAGAAAGGGTAAAAGCAACTTTAAAAAATGCGGGTTTTGCCTTCCCGATGCGTAAGATTGTAATTAACTTGACTCCTGCCGACTTACGTAAGGAAGGTCCTTGTTTTGATTTACCTATTAGTGTGGGTATTTTAGCGGCTTCCGACCAAGTTAATCCCGATTTACTAGGTGATTTTTTATTCCTGGGTGAAGTTTCGTTAGATGGTAGTTTGCGCCCAGTAGCTGGTGTATTACCAATCGCTGCTGCGGCGCAAAATATGGGAATTACGGCTTTGGTTGTACCTGCTGATAATGCTCAGGAGGCGGCAGTTGTTAAAGGATTAGATGTTTATGGTTTTGAAAATATCTCTGATGTTGCTGATTTTTTAAATAACCCTACAGGTTATAAACCCGTAGAGCTTGATGAAACTGTAGAAGAGTGCCATGAAGACACAGCATTTACTCATCATCTAGATTTAAAAGATGTTAAAGGACAAGCCCACGCACGTCGGGCTTTAGAAATAGCTGCCGCAGGAGGGCATAATTTGATATTTGTTGGTCCTCCCGGAAGCGGTAAAACTATGCTGGCAAGGCGTTTACCCGATATTTTGCCGCCGTTGGTTTTTGACGAATCTTTGGAAGTTACCCGCATCTATTCCGTCGCTGGTTTACTCAAAAATCGCGGTACATTAATACGCGATCGCCCTTTCAGAAGTCCCCACCATTCGGCGAGTGGTCCTTCTTTAGTAGGTGGTGGCAGCTATCCCCGCCCTGGTGAAATTTCTTTATCACATCGAGGCGTACTTTTCCTAGATGAGTTAACAGAATTTAAAAGAGATGTTTTAGAATTTCTGCGTCAACCTTTAGAAGATGGGCAAGTAACTATTTCTCGTACCAAACAATCTGTAATGTTTCCCGCACAGTTTACCTTGGTAGCGAGTACTAATCCTTGTCCTTGCGGCTTTTATGGCGATACCATCGAGCAGTGTACCTGTTCCCCGAATAAGAGAGAACAATATTGGGGTAAGCTATCAGGGCCGTTGATGGATAGAATTGATTTACAAGTTGCAGTAAATCGTTTAAAACCTGAAGAAATTACCCAGCAACCCAACGGAGAAACATCGGCAACCGTTAGAGAAAGAGTTTTAGTTGCACGGGAAAGAGCATCCAAACGATTTGCAAAGGAAAAAATTGTTCGCTGCAATGCCCAAATGCAAAGCAGTCATCTCCAGAAATGGTGCAAGCTAGACGATGCATCACGCAATTTATTAGAAATGGCTATTAGAAAATTAAGTTTATCAGCAAGAGCTAGCGACCGTATATTAAAAGTAGCGAGAACTATAGCAGATTTAGCTGGCGATGAAAATTTACAGCCCCATCATGTAGCTGAAGCCGTTCAATATCGGACAATAGATAGAATGCAATAA
- a CDS encoding acyl-CoA desaturase, producing the protein MASFSILSGQYEQMRQYSPLTIVAYVIGPILIIFSHFGSLLVLMTGLSWGAAAWIVFLYLIRMLGTTAIYHRLLTHKSYQAPTPVLWIGSFITASAGQMGPSWWKAHHMTHHQHADKELDPHSPNTWVNKIKGFYWSQGGWLLSPNFFPDKLPKDVENDIVLKVIDRLHFVPVLALAALSYFIGGVEYLGAFFLSTTLLFHGVQTVNSLSHIVGDRPFITNEFSRNNLFVAVLTLGEGWHNLHHAFQSSSRHGITIRSGRVAYLPDPTYSFIKMLEYLNLASKLRIPSENNLLARSRHKNVQNLKLSPVLETSVD; encoded by the coding sequence ATGGCTTCCTTCTCAATACTTTCAGGACAGTACGAACAAATGAGGCAGTATTCCCCACTTACGATTGTTGCTTATGTAATCGGCCCGATATTGATTATCTTCAGTCATTTCGGGTCGTTGCTCGTTTTAATGACTGGTTTGTCATGGGGCGCTGCTGCGTGGATTGTATTTTTATACTTAATCCGAATGTTAGGAACAACCGCTATCTACCACAGGTTACTTACCCACAAAAGCTATCAAGCTCCAACCCCAGTTCTATGGATTGGCAGTTTTATAACGGCATCAGCAGGACAGATGGGACCTAGCTGGTGGAAAGCGCATCATATGACTCATCATCAACATGCAGATAAAGAACTAGATCCTCATTCACCAAATACATGGGTTAATAAAATTAAAGGATTTTATTGGTCGCAAGGTGGTTGGTTGCTATCACCTAACTTTTTTCCAGATAAGTTACCTAAAGATGTTGAAAACGACATTGTCTTAAAGGTTATTGACCGTTTGCATTTCGTTCCTGTATTAGCACTTGCCGCACTTTCATATTTCATCGGTGGTGTTGAATATCTTGGTGCATTTTTTCTCAGCACAACCTTGTTATTCCACGGCGTACAAACCGTCAACTCCCTTTCTCATATTGTCGGCGATCGCCCGTTTATTACCAACGAATTCAGTCGAAATAATCTTTTTGTCGCAGTATTAACCTTGGGGGAAGGCTGGCACAATCTTCATCATGCCTTTCAATCATCCAGTCGGCACGGGATAACGATTCGTTCTGGACGTGTTGCCTATCTTCCAGATCCTACCTATAGCTTTATTAAAATGCTTGAATATCTTAATTTAGCATCAAAGCTGAGAATTCCTAGCGAAAACAATCTTTTAGCACGTTCGAGGCACAAAAACGTTCAAAATCTAAAACTTTCACCAGTATTAGAAACATCAGTGGATTAG
- a CDS encoding histidine triad nucleotide-binding protein, with product MTAQDTIFGKIIRKEIPADIVYEDDLALAFKDVSPQAPVHILVIPKKPIPKLADASPEDQALMGHLLLTANKVAEEAGLNNGYRTVINTGSDGGQTVYHLHIHILGGRQMKWPPG from the coding sequence ATGACAGCACAAGACACAATTTTCGGCAAAATTATTAGAAAAGAAATCCCAGCAGACATTGTTTATGAGGATGACTTAGCATTAGCCTTCAAAGACGTTAGCCCTCAAGCACCAGTTCATATTCTAGTTATCCCCAAAAAACCGATTCCCAAACTAGCCGACGCTTCACCCGAAGACCAAGCATTAATGGGACATCTTTTATTAACAGCCAATAAAGTAGCCGAAGAAGCCGGATTAAATAACGGATACCGCACTGTTATCAACACCGGCTCCGACGGAGGACAAACTGTCTATCACCTACACATACATATCCTTGGTGGAAGACAAATGAAATGGCCCCCCGGTTGA
- the psbA gene encoding photosystem II q(b) protein, which translates to MTTTLQRRESASAWEQFCGWITSTNNRLYIGWFGVLMIPTLLSAITCFIIAFVAAPPVDIDGIREPVAGSLIYGNNIISGAVVPSSNAIGLHFYPIWEAASLDEWLYNGGPYQLVCFHFLIGVFCYLGREWELSYRLGMRPWICVAFSAPVAAATAVFLIYPIGQGSFSDGMPLGISGTFNFMFVFQAEHNILMHPFHQLGVAGVFGGSLFSAMHGSLVTSSLVRETTETESQNYGYKFGQEEETYNIVAAHGYFGRLIFQYASFNNSRSLHFFLAAWPVVGIWFTALGISTMAFNLNGFNFNQSVIDSSGRVVNTWADVLNRANLGMEVMHERNAHNFPLDLAAGETAPVAVSAPAING; encoded by the coding sequence ATGACAACCACATTACAAAGACGCGAAAGCGCTTCAGCGTGGGAGCAGTTCTGTGGATGGATCACCAGCACCAATAACCGTTTATACATCGGTTGGTTTGGTGTCTTGATGATTCCTACCCTACTCTCTGCAATCACTTGTTTCATCATCGCATTCGTAGCAGCACCTCCTGTTGACATCGATGGTATCCGCGAGCCTGTTGCAGGTTCCTTGATTTACGGAAACAACATCATCTCTGGTGCAGTTGTTCCTTCTTCTAACGCTATCGGTTTACACTTCTACCCAATCTGGGAAGCAGCTTCTCTAGATGAGTGGTTGTATAACGGTGGTCCTTACCAATTGGTATGTTTCCACTTCCTAATTGGCGTATTTTGCTACTTAGGTCGTGAGTGGGAATTATCTTACCGCTTGGGTATGCGTCCTTGGATCTGTGTTGCTTTCTCTGCTCCAGTAGCAGCAGCAACCGCAGTATTCTTGATCTACCCCATCGGACAAGGTTCTTTCTCTGACGGTATGCCTTTAGGTATCTCCGGTACCTTCAACTTCATGTTCGTGTTCCAAGCTGAGCACAACATTTTGATGCACCCCTTCCACCAATTAGGTGTAGCTGGTGTATTTGGTGGTTCTTTGTTCAGTGCTATGCACGGTTCTTTGGTAACCTCCTCTTTGGTACGTGAAACAACCGAAACCGAATCTCAGAACTACGGTTACAAATTCGGTCAAGAAGAAGAAACCTACAACATCGTAGCTGCTCATGGTTACTTTGGTCGTTTAATCTTCCAATACGCTTCCTTCAACAACAGCCGTAGCTTGCACTTCTTCTTAGCTGCATGGCCTGTAGTCGGAATCTGGTTCACCGCTTTGGGAATCAGCACCATGGCGTTCAACTTGAACGGTTTCAACTTCAACCAGTCTGTAATCGATTCTAGCGGTAGAGTTGTAAACACCTGGGCTGATGTATTGAACAGAGCTAACTTGGGTATGGAAGTAATGCACGAAAGAAATGCACACAACTTCCCACTTGATTTAGCTGCTGGTGAAACTGCTCCTGTTGCAGTAAGCGCTCCCGCAATCAACGGTTAA
- a CDS encoding S-layer homology domain-containing protein, protein MVNTSTSFPDIKNHWARKFIEALATRRILNGYPDGSFRPNYSVTRAEFAAIITSTFYQIPKKREYIPFVDVPASHWAFSAIKKSYETVFISGFPNREFRPANRITRANALVSIISGLGFTSSVDSDLLSFLPQIYQDYNQIPEYAKIAMAISTKAGLVASFPDIKLLNPTLAATRADISAFVYQALVYLEQAEKIESEYLISSQLSINPDLDKARKYDIICFGDEVPGVLSLVCASREYNRRTGKYPRSLLLFKGNSQLGIGGHLVRGGLSYLDRSAVPISIRRDLDLDTFGDSPAIYDEFLQRSGVYQIALNPQNANLTLRQMLQEVKANILSNAEIKSVVKYDKKIAAIELVRDEVYTAKHFIDCTVNAELAQFAGVKKLKGFATFGLPDSELSVTLTFQTKGLSVEKLKRIEYEYLEGFTNPANMQFQNLLNIAAGNNSEFADYLRQGLIDGNGNLKTMYAGKDYIDVRSKALSIAYHSFRGTPLSLQVSGSVLDNGNIAILDNNTLSWNALLFDVNADKAETLARKKALPTAGMLQEMESVAKWFKNIGALEVVPASELYIRHAGNILGAVKPLTGAEMLAGGVPENQALGTFGYHFDIRGGVAGLIDRSSEKGLQKPSLHLPPLFNFGVQHALVKDVPNLAVISPASGFKGYASSAGRIVEFNCGVGQGVGIGIGIALSENRNLAEISNLEVREVLVNTQRLPKIYGVSYIEQARELDVFENLIA, encoded by the coding sequence ATGGTAAATACCTCTACAAGTTTTCCAGATATTAAAAATCACTGGGCAAGAAAATTCATTGAAGCTCTAGCAACTCGAAGGATTTTAAATGGTTATCCCGACGGTAGTTTTCGTCCAAATTACTCAGTCACAAGGGCTGAGTTCGCAGCCATTATTACATCTACTTTTTACCAAATTCCTAAGAAACGAGAATATATACCTTTCGTTGATGTTCCTGCAAGTCATTGGGCATTCTCGGCAATCAAAAAGTCTTACGAAACAGTTTTTATTAGCGGGTTTCCTAACCGTGAATTTCGTCCTGCCAACCGTATTACAAGGGCAAATGCTTTAGTTTCAATTATTAGCGGTTTAGGATTTACTAGCAGCGTCGATAGCGATTTATTAAGCTTTTTGCCGCAAATTTATCAGGATTACAATCAAATTCCTGAATACGCCAAAATAGCAATGGCAATCTCTACAAAAGCTGGTTTGGTTGCAAGTTTTCCAGATATCAAATTACTCAATCCCACTTTAGCCGCAACTCGCGCCGATATTTCTGCTTTTGTTTATCAAGCTTTAGTTTATTTGGAGCAAGCTGAAAAAATTGAATCTGAGTATTTAATTTCATCCCAACTATCTATAAATCCTGATTTAGACAAAGCTCGGAAATATGACATTATTTGTTTTGGTGATGAAGTTCCTGGTGTTTTGAGTTTGGTATGTGCATCGCGAGAATATAATCGTCGTACTGGAAAATATCCCCGCAGCTTATTATTATTTAAAGGAAACTCTCAATTAGGAATTGGCGGTCATTTAGTAAGAGGAGGATTGTCTTATCTTGACCGTTCGGCTGTTCCAATTTCAATCCGTCGGGATTTAGATTTAGATACTTTTGGAGATTCACCGGCAATCTATGACGAGTTTTTGCAACGTTCAGGAGTTTATCAAATCGCTTTAAATCCGCAGAATGCTAATCTGACTTTACGTCAAATGTTGCAAGAAGTGAAAGCGAATATTCTCAGCAATGCAGAAATTAAATCGGTAGTTAAATACGATAAAAAAATAGCTGCTATTGAATTAGTTAGAGATGAAGTTTATACAGCAAAGCATTTTATTGACTGTACTGTCAATGCCGAATTAGCTCAATTTGCTGGTGTCAAAAAACTTAAAGGGTTTGCAACATTTGGTTTACCAGATTCTGAACTATCGGTAACTTTGACTTTTCAAACTAAAGGGTTGTCTGTAGAAAAACTCAAGCGTATAGAATACGAATATTTAGAAGGCTTTACTAACCCAGCTAATATGCAGTTTCAAAACTTATTAAATATTGCTGCCGGTAATAATTCAGAATTTGCCGATTATCTCAGACAAGGTTTGATAGATGGAAATGGAAACTTGAAAACGATGTACGCTGGAAAAGATTACATCGATGTTCGTTCTAAGGCTTTATCAATTGCTTATCATAGTTTCCGGGGTACTCCTCTATCTCTACAGGTAAGCGGAAGTGTTTTAGATAATGGTAATATCGCTATTTTAGATAACAATACATTGTCTTGGAATGCTTTGCTGTTCGATGTGAATGCAGATAAAGCAGAAACTTTAGCAAGAAAAAAGGCGTTGCCGACAGCCGGAATGCTTCAAGAAATGGAATCTGTTGCTAAATGGTTTAAAAATATTGGCGCTCTGGAAGTAGTACCAGCTTCCGAATTATACATCCGCCACGCAGGTAATATTCTCGGAGCAGTAAAACCTTTGACGGGAGCAGAAATGCTAGCTGGGGGAGTTCCAGAAAATCAAGCTTTAGGAACTTTTGGCTATCATTTTGATATTCGTGGAGGTGTTGCAGGTTTAATTGATAGAAGCTCGGAAAAAGGCTTACAAAAACCGAGTTTACATTTACCACCTTTATTTAATTTTGGTGTCCAACACGCCTTAGTTAAAGATGTTCCCAATCTCGCTGTTATCAGCCCTGCTTCTGGGTTTAAAGGTTATGCTTCCTCTGCTGGCAGAATCGTTGAATTTAACTGTGGTGTTGGGCAAGGTGTGGGTATTGGGATAGGAATAGCGCTTTCAGAAAATCGTAATTTGGCAGAAATTTCTAATTTAGAGGTGCGGGAAGTTTTAGTAAATACGCAGCGTTTACCGAAGATATATGGAGTTAGTTATATCGAGCAAGCACGGGAATTGGATGTTTTTGAGAATTTGATTGCTTGA
- the recR gene encoding recombination mediator RecR has protein sequence MYRYAHTGDKKTVYARPLARLIEQLQRLPGVGPKTAQRLALHILKRPEAEIEALAQALIDAKKRVGLCRECFHLSSEAVCEICRNPKRDNETICVVADSRDVIALEKTREYKGKYHVLGGVISPIEGIGPEQLNIQPLVRRISQRKPKEVILAISPSVEGETTTLYIGQLIKPFTKVTRIAFGLPVGGDLEYADEVTLARALEGRRELD, from the coding sequence ATATATAGGTACGCACATACTGGAGATAAGAAAACGGTTTACGCACGTCCTTTAGCACGATTAATCGAGCAACTGCAACGCTTACCCGGAGTTGGACCCAAAACCGCTCAAAGATTAGCGCTGCACATCTTGAAACGACCTGAAGCCGAAATAGAAGCTTTAGCACAGGCTTTAATTGATGCCAAAAAACGAGTCGGCTTGTGTCGAGAATGCTTTCATTTATCTTCCGAAGCCGTTTGTGAAATCTGCCGCAATCCCAAGCGCGACAATGAAACTATATGTGTTGTAGCAGATTCCCGCGATGTGATTGCTTTAGAAAAAACCAGGGAATACAAAGGTAAATATCATGTTCTTGGAGGAGTGATTTCTCCTATAGAAGGTATTGGCCCCGAACAGTTAAATATTCAACCTTTAGTACGACGAATAAGTCAAAGAAAACCTAAAGAAGTTATTCTAGCAATCAGCCCTAGTGTTGAAGGTGAAACCACTACATTATATATAGGACAATTAATTAAGCCATTCACCAAGGTAACGCGAATCGCCTTTGGTTTACCCGTAGGCGGTGACTTAGAGTATGCTGACGAAGTTACATTGGCAAGGGCTTTAGAAGGTCGCCGGGAATTAGATTAA
- a CDS encoding LysR family transcriptional regulator, translating to MKSYVGDVRQKDTLLKSITLDQLQVFEAAARHSSFTRAAEELFVTQPTVSMQVKHLTQAVGVPLFEYVGKRIYLTEAGREVLGTCKEIFKCLDRLETTIVDLKGMKQGRLRLAAVTTTKYFIPKLLKPFCKLYPGVSVSLEITNHNVLLSRLNENLDDLYILSCPPEREDMETKAFLDNPLVLVAPYDHPLAFKRNIPLKSLINEPFIMREQGSGTRKVVQQFFAQNQISVPINLELGSNEAIQQAVIDGLGLSVLSLHTLNSAETIKKLAILDVEGFPLYRQWHVLYPKKKQLSITASTFLEYLLVQSQQFSVDQKNPLRLIEELQTMASFTV from the coding sequence ATGAAAAGTTATGTAGGAGATGTCAGACAAAAGGACACTCTCTTAAAGTCCATCACTTTAGACCAACTTCAGGTATTTGAAGCTGCTGCTAGACACTCTAGTTTTACTCGCGCAGCAGAAGAATTATTTGTAACCCAACCAACCGTATCAATGCAGGTGAAACACCTCACGCAAGCGGTAGGCGTACCTCTTTTTGAATACGTAGGGAAGCGTATTTACTTAACTGAGGCAGGGAGAGAAGTATTAGGTACCTGCAAAGAAATCTTCAAATGTCTTGACAGACTTGAAACTACCATTGTCGATTTAAAAGGAATGAAGCAGGGGAGACTGCGACTAGCAGCAGTTACCACAACCAAATATTTTATTCCTAAGTTACTCAAGCCATTTTGTAAGCTATACCCTGGGGTTAGCGTTTCTTTAGAAATAACGAATCATAATGTACTACTATCTCGGCTGAATGAGAATCTCGACGATCTATATATTCTCAGTTGTCCGCCAGAAAGGGAAGACATGGAAACAAAGGCATTTTTAGATAACCCTCTAGTCTTAGTTGCACCATACGATCATCCACTTGCTTTCAAACGTAACATTCCATTGAAAAGCTTAATAAACGAGCCTTTTATTATGCGCGAGCAGGGTTCTGGAACCCGTAAGGTGGTTCAGCAATTTTTTGCTCAAAACCAAATATCAGTACCAATAAATTTAGAACTTGGTAGTAATGAAGCTATTCAGCAAGCTGTAATTGATGGTTTAGGACTTTCAGTTCTATCTCTTCATACATTAAATTCCGCAGAAACAATCAAAAAATTAGCGATATTAGATGTTGAAGGTTTTCCTTTATATCGTCAGTGGCACGTCTTGTATCCTAAGAAAAAGCAACTTTCTATTACTGCCAGTACTTTTTTAGAATATTTGCTAGTGCAGAGCCAGCAATTTTCTGTGGATCAAAAAAATCCTTTGCGGCTAATTGAAGAATTGCAGACAATGGCATCCTTTACTGTATAG
- a CDS encoding DUF6825 family protein codes for MSNPLVQAFFVGRAAAEVINERMEGAFTDALSELGKLDAELKEHMRSFTTEVMERAERSSEAAGTGSGGYSTPASGTGQSSPEPLDVQAMIDELRAEIAVLRTELQRHRSGSV; via the coding sequence ATGAGTAACCCCCTTGTGCAAGCATTTTTCGTTGGCAGAGCAGCAGCCGAAGTCATTAACGAACGGATGGAGGGCGCTTTTACCGATGCTTTAAGCGAACTAGGTAAATTAGATGCCGAACTTAAAGAGCATATGCGCTCGTTTACTACAGAAGTTATGGAACGAGCCGAACGTTCTTCTGAAGCTGCTGGAACAGGAAGTGGAGGTTATTCTACGCCTGCCTCTGGTACTGGACAATCCAGTCCCGAACCTCTAGATGTACAGGCAATGATTGACGAACTACGGGCAGAAATTGCTGTATTGCGTACTGAATTGCAACGCCATCGTAGCGGTTCAGTTTAA